The following are encoded together in the Mus musculus strain NOD/MrkTac chromosome 17 genomic contig, GRCm38.p6 alternate locus group NOD/MrkTac MMCHR17_NOD_IDD1 genome:
- the Olfr123 gene encoding olfactory receptor 123, translating to MINSSVSSDFILVGFSDQPQLERRLFIVVLISYLLTLVGNTIIILISSIDSKLKTPMYFFLTHLSFVDICFTTSIVPQLLWNLKGPAKTITAVGCAVQLYVSLTLGSTECILLAVMAFDRYAAVCKPLHYVAVMNPQLCRALAGISWLSGIGNALIQGTITLWLPRCGHLWLHHFFCEVPSMIKLACVDIHANEVQLFVASLVLLLLPLALILTSYGHIAKAVIRIKSSQAWRRALGTCGSHLMVVSLFYGSITAIYIQPNSSYAHTHGKFISLFYTVMTPTLNPLIYTLRNKEVKGALGRLFNRASGV from the coding sequence ATGATCAACAGCAGTGTCAGTAGTGACTTCATTCTGGTGGGTTTCTCAGATCAGCCTCAGTTGGAAAGGAGACTCTTCATTGTAGTTTTAATTTCCTATCTTCTCACTCTGGTGGGAAATACAAtcattattttgatttcttcaatAGATTCTAAACTCAAAACCCCTATGTACTTTTTTCTCACTCACCTCTCCTTTGTTGACATCTGTTTCACCACCAGTATTGTCCCCCAACTGCTATGGAACCTGAAAGGACCAGCCAAGACTATCACAGCTGTGGGCTGTGCAGTGCAGCTTtatgtctctctgactctgggCTCTACTGAATGTATTCTTCTGGCAGTAATGGCTTTCGATCGCTATGCTGCTGTCTGCAAACCTCTCCACTATGTAGCAGTGATGAATCCACAGCTCTGCCGGGCTCTAGCAGGAATCTCATGGCTCAGTGGAATAGGAAATGCTCTCATCCAAGGAACAATCACTCTTTGGCTCCCACGTTGTGGCCACCTGTGGCTCCACCACTTCTTCTGTGAAGTCCCCTCCATGATCAAGCTTGCCTGTGTGGACATTCATGCCAATGAGGTCCAACTCTTTGTAGCCTCATTGGTCTTGCTGCTCCTACCCTTAGCCCTGATACTGACGTCCTATGGACATATAGCTAAGGCAGTTATAAGAATCAAGTCATCCCAGGCTTGGCGTAGAGCCCTGGGCACATGTGGATCCCACTTGATGGTTGTGTCTCTCTTTTATGGGAGCATCACAGCCATCTACATCCAGCCGAACAGTTCATATGCCCACACCCATGGGAAGTTCATCTCTCTCTTTTACACTGTTATGACCCCGACCCTTAATCCCCTCATCTACACACTGAGGAATAAGGAGGTGAAAGGGGCTCTCGGACGGCTCTTCAATAGAGCCTCTGGAGTGTGA
- the Olfr125 gene encoding olfactory receptor 125, whose product MNVSFKTGFLLMGFSDERNLQILHSVLFLITYLLAIMGNLLIITIITLDQRLHSPMYYFLKHLSFLDLCFISVTVPQSIANSLMDNGFISLGQCMLQVFFFIALASSEVAILTVMSYDRYVAICRPLQYETIMDPHACKCAVIAVWMAGGLSGLLHTGVNFSIPLCGKRIIHQFFCDIPQMLKLACSYEFINEIAVAAFTTSTAFVCLIAIVFSYTQIFSTVMRIPSADSRTKVFSTCLPHLFVVMFFLSAAGFEFLRPPSDSLSAMDLIFSIFYTVIPPTLNPLIYSLRNEAMKAALRKVLSKEEFSRRMVYVKAIFNL is encoded by the coding sequence ATGAATGTGAGCTTCAAGACTGGATTCCTCCTCATGGGGTTCTCTGATGAGCGTAACCTTCAGATTTTACATTCAGTGCTCTTTTTGATCACATACCTGTTGGCCATCATGGGCAATCTgctcattatcaccatcatcaccttGGACCAACGTCTGCATTCTCCCATGTACTACTTCTTGAAGCACCTCTCTTTTTTGGATCTCTGCTTCATCTCTGTTACTGTTCCTCAGTCTATTGCAAACTCACTCATGGACAATGGTTTCATTTCTCTTGGTCAGTGTATGCTTCAGGTTTTCTTCTTCATAGCTCTGGCCTCATCAGAAGTAGCTATTCTCACAGTGATGTCTTATGACCGGTATGTTGCCATCTGTCGGCCACTGCAGTATGAGACAATTATGGATCCCCATGCCTGCAAGTGTGCAGTGATAGCTGTATGGATGGCTGGAGGACTATCTGGGCTCCTACACACAGGTGTTAATTTCTCAATTCCTCTTTGTGGGAAGAGAATTATTCACCAGTTCTTCTGTGACATTCCCCAAATGCTAAAACTAGCTTGTTCTTATGAATTCATTAATGAGATTGCAGTGGCTGCATTTACAACATCCACAGCCTTTGTCTGTTTAATAGCCATAGTCTTCTCCTATACTCAGATCTTCTCAACTGTGATGAGAATTCCATCAGCTGATAGTCGGACTAAGGTGTTCTCCACCTGTCTACCACATTTGTTTGTAGTCATGTTCTTCCTCTCAGCTGCAGGCTTTGAATTTCTAAGACCTCCTTCAGATTCCCTGTCAGCAATGGACCTCATATTCTCCATATTCTACACTGTGATACCTCCAACACTCAATCCACTCATCTACAGCTTGAGGAATGAGGCCATGAAAGCAGCTCTGAGGAAAGTGTTGTCAAAAGAAGAATTTTCTCGGAGAATGGTATATGTTAAAGCTATATTCAATCTCTAA
- the Olfr124 gene encoding olfactory receptor 124 encodes MWINNQSSVDDFILLGFSDRPWLETPLFVIFLVAYIFALFGNISIILVSRLDPQLDSPMYFFVSNLSLLDLCYTTSTVPQMLVNLRGPEKTISYGGCVAQLYIFLALGSTECILLAIMAFDRFAAICRPLHYPIIMNQKRCIHMATGTWISGFANSLVQSTLTVVAPRCGQRVIDHFFCEVPALLKLACTDTSVNEAELNVLGALLLLVPLSLILGTYVFIAQAVLKLRSAESRRKAFNTCASHLLVVSLFYFTAISMYVQPPSSYSHERGKIMALFYGIVTPTLNPFIYTLRNKDVKAALRRALTKEFWVKARQ; translated from the coding sequence ATGTGGATCAATAATCAGAGCTCAGTAGATGACTTCATCTTATTGGGATTTTCTGACCGGCCTTGGCTGGAGACACCTCTCTTTGTAATTTTTCTGGTGGCCTACATCTTTGCCTTATTTGGTAATATCTCCATTATCCTAGTTTCCCGCCTAGACCCCCAGCTTGACAGCCCCATGTACTTTTTTGTCTCCAACCTTTCTCTTCTGGACCTCTGCTATACTACGAGCACTGTCCCTCAGATGTTGGTCAACCTTAGAGGGCCTGAAAAGACCATCAGCTATGGTGGCTGTGTGGCCCAGCTCTATATTTTCTTGGCTTTGGGCTCAACTGAATGTATCCTTCTGGCCATCATGGCCTTTGACCGTTTTGCTGCCATTTGCAGGCCCCTTCACTATCCTATCATCATGAACCAGAAACGATGCATTCATATGGCCACAGGAACCTGGATTAGCGGATTTGCAAACTCTCTTGTGCAGTCCACCCTCACTGTGGTAGCCCCCAGGTGTGGACAGAGGGTAATAGACCATTTCTTCTGTGAAGTCCCAGCCCTTTTGAAACTAGCTTGCACTGACACAAGTGTGAATGAAGCTGAGCTTAATGTTCTTGGAGCTTTGCTGCTCTTGGTGCCTCTCAGCCTCATCCTGGGTACCTATGTGTTCATTGCTCAAGCAGTACTGAAACTCCGTTCTGCTGAGAGTCGCCGGAAGGCATTTAATACCTGTGCTTCACATCTGCTGGTGGTCTCCCTCTTCTATTTCACAGCTATCAGTATGTATGTTCAGCCTCCCTCAAGCTACTCTCATGAAAGGGGCAAGATCATGGCTCTGTTCTATGGCATTGTCACACCTACCCTCAACCCATTCATCTACACTTTGAGGAATAAGGATGTTAAGGCTGCCCTGAGGAGGGCACTAACAAAGGAGTTTTGGGTCAAGGCAAGGCAATAG